The Camelina sativa cultivar DH55 chromosome 16, Cs, whole genome shotgun sequence sequence GACATCAAAATGATACAAGAATGAGAGACTAGGACGTACATGAAGTACACAAAACATTATGTCACAAGACCATTcaaacagaattttttttgataaagaccAGCTGAATGATAATTAAACTCACTTTTCAGTACAATTCGAAGTAAATCTGTACCATAGCATAATATCTCATAGTCATGGCAAAATCACAACATAAGAGACTTGGACATTCACAAAGTACACCACATTATATTCAAAGACCATCCAAACAGAAACTTCATGAGAACCAGAGCTGAAAGATCATACAATTCAACGTTCGGAACAATTCGAGGTAAATCTACTACAGCTAACATGCCCTATTTTCAAAGTCATGGTAAAATCACAACATAAGGAAGCCAAAACTCGATATATACGACAgagaaacatacaaaaaaccAAGCTAGATTCACAATCTACACCAACTCATAGCACATTGCTTTTGAATACAATCCAAAGTTCACCAACGCACAATTCAACTAAAATCTACACTGATCACAATGAGCTTCaaacacaagagagaagaaagaagacttACACGAGATATCAATCGCCGCAACATACACAGGCCGCGCTTGAGTCATCTCTTCCTCCGATCCATCCActagaaaacaaacaatttaagcaaagaatcaaaaccaattccaacaaaaaacaaagggaTCGGTACAAAGGCGACGTGATAATATACATACGAGGCAACTCAAGATcaatgaaggaagaagacattTCAGGTATAGACTGAGGATTCGAGTAACGAGCAATAGCATCTGAAGGCAATCCATTGAGAGTTCCGCAAAGCGAGCAACTCCAAGCCCATTGATCAAGCTCACAGTAGGTGTTGAAGTAAGCGTAGCAGTTTTCGCAACGAGGAAGAAGGTGGCCGTTAGATCCGTACGCTGGTCCGATTCCGTTCTCGTCTTTAGCCGCGAATGGTGTTACCGTCAGTCCCCAAGGGAGTCCTGACGCCTCTTGAGCGTCTATATCGATCGGAAAACGCGACACCGTTGCTCGCACGGCCATGTATGTTCTCAGATCTTTCCGATATAGGTGAATTTTTTGATTCTggttatttcctttttttgaaaggtttttGGAGAATTGATGTGGGTCGGTGAAATTGGATGAGCACAGCGACAATTTGGCGCAGGTTAGCATTTTATGTTATATTCGTCTTCGGCGCATGTTAGTGTAATGATGTGaacttatttataaagaagtttttaaaaaggtcGAACTTCGACCGTCGAAGTGATGAGTTCTGATAAAAAGGTACCATTACAGCCTTCCTATTACTCCatgcttcttttgtttttgtttttgtttttgtgtttgaggTCACCAGTTCGATCTCCCTCGTCAACATAAAAGTTTTCCCAGTTTTATACAATCACATTAGTAATGTCTTTTCGTCTTTGTAgcaaataatatctaatcaCTCTTTTAACCCATTTGAAGAGGAAATGTGGTCATtacaagctctctctctctctctccctaccTTAATTTAGCTCAATCATAGACTTGGTAGAAGCGCATCAAAGGACACCTCGTATTCACGAAACtgcaaaataacaaaaacaaggCTCAGTATATGTGTTGCGAAGAAGCTTAGTACGGGTTTTAACTTTTGGAAATCTCTTAATTCGTTGCAGCataaagccttttttttttttgtattcatgGTTAAATATTTTAACTGTTTAATCCAAAGTTCAGATCAGGGAATCGACATATTTTAACCGCCTAACTTTCATGATCTTCAGTATATACAGGTGAAAATGATAATGGAAACTAAAGAAACCTGCTTCACGATCTCTTCATATTTAGCGGCTAAATGTTTCACTTTAGCTTCTCCTGACTGTCTTACCTGCTTAATCTTGGCAGTATTGTCATCAACCTGTTGATATATAAAGAACGAAAAAACTTACGGCTATGATAAAGCATCGTGCACAACAGATTCATATTGTTAGATGTTTACAAGGCTACaagctatggagcaggaagcATTACCACAGCTACTACTGATTCCACATCCGTTTGCCTGGCTTCAAGTTCACGTCTTCTGGATTCAACCTCCACGTTTAGGTTATTCAATTGTTTTGTCCAATCATCAAACATGAcagctttttctttctctaattgTTTCAATGATTCGTTCAACTGTCCCACTGTTGAGAGAATAGAGAATTACAGCCTCCgttccaaaacaaaactatgaaaCAATATCTAAAgaggaaagaaataaaacaatgaCTCGCCTTTTCTTTCCCGCTCAACCACTTTCGCCTCAACTGATTTGTCCACTACTCCATCTTCGCTCAACTTAGCTTTAAGAGCTTTGAATTCTTTCTCAACAGCTTTCGCATTGGTTACCTGTAACATCATTAAACAACACACATAAAAAATGAAACACAATTGGAAGGATCTGTGTGTCGCCACATTTATCATACATGGTTCACAATCTACAAGCAATGTAAGAGGAAGGATTATTTTTGCTTGGTCACCTGTTCGTTAATTAATTGCAGTTGCGAAGATGACTTTGAAATTTTCTTGAAGGCCTGCAAAAGACACCCATAGTTAAATGTACTTTGTTACCTCAACATCAAAGAAAACTTTCATGGTAAACGTATTACGCTCAGAAAATGAAAgcctaaaacaaaaattctgAAGTAACAACATAGAATAAGATCTCAATCTAAATAGTGTCCACCTTGGATTCATTCTCATCCACTATACACCAAAATAAATGAAGTTCTTCCTAAATCTCCTTGACAGAATTCCGTGAAGTATGAACAAAGGTGATAGAGCAATAAACACCTAAGACTTGAAATCCTCTTTCTCTAACCAAATGGTAGTATCCGCAGTGACCTAGGACTCGATAATTTCCATTAGTTAACCATCAAGTTGCATAGGATGTCCTAAATGCATTTAGCTACGTGCTAATCAATAAGAGTTAGTATTAGTCTAGATTTTTCATTAGATACCTTTTCATAAACCTCAAGAATGGCAGCCTTTTCCTGGAAAGTTTCCAGTGCTGATTGCTCAGCTTTCTTTGTTTCCCCAAGtactatcttcttctcttctaaaGCTCCCTGTCTCAACATCAATCGCTAAAGCCAGTGCAcacaaaatattatcttaaGACTAGTGTGCTAGTGGGAACAAAAATATACCTGCAATTTGTCTGGAGATTGAACAATTTGTGAGCGGAGGTTTGCATTTGGTTGGACAGTTTGCACAAGATCAAACTCTGCTTTGGAAATCTGTAGAGAAAAAATACACATGTCAGGACACCTGTCAGATTGAAGCCCGTGCAAATCACCTGATTGACAAATGGTATTTGTTTCTTCACCAACTTAATCAAGGtaacttcaaaataaaataacccAATAAAGTTAAAGGAAGGAGCTCTCAACAGCACATCATGCTGTTTCTTACCTCGTTATCCATCTGTGTACTCTTCTCTCTCATTTGTTGGAAGGTAGCTCTCAGTGACATCTGCTGATTATTCAGTCCTAATATAGTCTGATTGAGTTCTTCAATGCTCGCTTCTAGCTCTTGGACAAAGGGTAAATCCCTTTCAACGGcttcatcaaattctccaatctCTGCATTCAACTGCATGGAGAGACCCATtcagaaagaagagaaatggaTATCTAATGTGATAGATATAGTTTTTCGTTGCATTACCTGGGCAATCTGTGCCTCCGACTGCTTCCGCTCCTCATCAAGGAGAGTCAACTCCTCAgccttttcttttattttattcatttttgaaTCTCTAGTACATAAAAATAATCATGAGAGCATCAATTTTGAATCACTAGCACAGGAAAGAAGATATGAGAAAACATGAATGCACTAAATCTGGCAGCGAAAGAGTAATAATATGTATTCTCATCTTAAAATGCTAATTTCTCTGTTCCTTACATAAATACTATGTGCATTGCAAAACTCCTAAAAGATACTCTTGTTATTATCTCCAAGTCACAAAAAGATTCACTAGTTACTGTAAGCAAGAAGGCCATACCTGTGTAGAGCATAGTTCACAAATGAACTGATGAAAAACTCGGTCCGGGATGGTTCGGGGCGTATCAGATCCTTGTAATTCATCAGTAATGGACACTCCACCATATCTAGCATATCTTTCACTTTGCAATAGAGATCCGAATATTGCAGTGAGGTGACATGATGATCTGGATTCTCCAATTCCTGCAAAGCCTCAAAATCGACTTGCCCTTTCTCTTCTCTACAACggatatttgaaaatttaaaaaaaattaggggtTTGGAAAAATTAGGGATTTGTAAAGAGGAAATAAAAAGGGGGTTTGGAAGGGAGGGGAGGTGCTTACTCTTTGAGGACGTCGAGATAGATAAGAAGTCTGATGTAAAGCTCAGAGACGAAGTCGAGAGTAGGGTTTTTGAAATCGTCGTCCGTAATGCTCGCAATCTGAGCATCCTTGAGGGCAGTGATGATTTCGGGACGTGATAACCTCGGATACTCGTACGGTGACATTATGCAGTTTCGAtttctgcttctttttttttttgttgtttgtgtgtaAATGGATTGGATTATTTCgaatgaaagtgaagaagagcaACAAAGGAAGGTGGCCGCAGTGACAAAAACACGAAGGGAGCGtaagagaaaggaagaaaaacaaaaaaaccggaagatttttaaattttgaatttaaaattaatgggcCTTATTGGGCCTTTGAGTCTAAACGCGTTTGATTTATAAAACCATCGCGtgtgtgttatttttttatttttatttatttttcttttctcctttttcccACAATTATGGGCTTTACGGGCTTCAATGTTTTAATGGGCCTATTTTTTAAAGCTTCCCTTACCCCCAAACGAATCAATCCAATCGATGCGTATTGTCGcgtctcaaaatcaaaatttctgaACTAAATTTAGCGTTAGCGTTTGCGTTTGTTGATCCTTGATTCGATTTCTGAAAAGAGAAATGTTCTCTTCAGTTCttctttatccttttttttttcttctctctgcaAGTCACAGTCAAATTCAGTCATAAGCTACCTTATTCGATTTtgaggtagagagagagagagaccatggaaatggaaggaagaagacgagaagTGGTTGTTTCATCTCTGCAATTCGCTTGCTCCGACGATATCTCCACCAATGTCGCCACCGCTGAGCGGTTCgtctccctctctctcactatcaatctctctctctctcctctctctctctcatcttcctccGTTTGTAATTTCGATTTTGGTATGTATCTGAGAATTGAattgttttacattttatgCAGGTTGGTCAGGGAAGCTCACGCTAAAGGAGCCAACATCGTTCTTATTCAGGTAATTCTTTGTTCTTTATACCTGATATAGTGCTATGTTGGACAacattgatttgatttgattttctcAATAGTTtagtttcttatatattttatggatttttttttttcactttttcaggAACTTTTTGAGGGATATTACTTCTGTCAAGCGCAAAGAGAGGAGTTCTTTCAGCGAGCCAAGCCTTACAAGAACCATCCTACCATTGCGAGGTTGTGATCTCGTTTCTTCCATTGCAGTAAAGTGGAATCTAGTTGTATCTACTATCTGGTGTTCTAACGGTTGGAGGGTTTATTTTGACACAGGATGCAGAATCTGGCAAAGGAATTGGGTGTAGTGATACCGGTTAGCTTCTTTGAGGAAGCAAACAATGCACATTACAATTCAATAGCCATCATTGATGCTGATGGTACTGACTTGGGTATTTATAGGAAGTCACATATTCCTGATGGACCTGGTTAGTCAAGTTTCGAGTTGGAAATAGCTTGAGTTATTATTGCTTCCTTTTTTTAATAGCTGAGACCTCTTCTTATCTTCAGGTTATCAAGAGAAGTTTTATTTCAATCCTGGAGACACTGGTTTTAAGGTCGTTTTGActaaaagagaaacatatttCTTGTCTATCATGTTATTTGGTTCACAAGTTTGATCTCTTATTCCCTTTGGTATGAATAGGTTTTCCAGACAAAGTTTGCAAAAATTGGAGTTGGTAAGATGTTCTGTGCAGAACtctgtttcttatgttttttttctttgtcactTTGTCTTAACTGAAGTTTTAATGAAATGTCTTGTTCAGCTATATGTTGGGATCAGTGGTTTCCTGAGGCTGCTCGAGCTATGGTTCTACAGGGTGCTGAAGTACTGTTTTATCCCACTGCTATTGGTTCTGAACCTCAAGACCAGGGATTGGATTCACGTGATCATTGGAGGAGAGTTATGCAAGGGCATGCTGGAGCTAATGTGGTAAGCCATTATTAGGTTTTAACACTTTAATTTTTATAGTGACTTGAGCAATGAAATTTCATGTGCCTAGTTTGTtccactttttttcttctgattctaATTTGCCAAAATGTGCTTCACTTGTTAATTAACAGATTTTTCTGTAATGGTTTGCTAATGAGTGAGGCCATACTTTGGGTTTCAGGTGCCTCTTGTAGCTTCGAACCGCATAGGGAAGGAAGTAATTGAAACTGAACATGGACCCAGTCAGATCACTTTTTATGGAACTTCTTTCGTTGCCGGTGACAATTTATAACAGATTCTGATGATATCAGCAATTTTGAAGTTTCGATGCAAATTTAACAATAAGCATTTTCTTAACAATTTTTCCCAATATTGTTGTTATGATATGACAGGACCAACAGGTGAAATTGTTGCTGAGGCGGATGATAATTCGGAAGCCGTTCTCGTGGCACAGTTTGATCTTGAGAAGATCAAGTCGAAAAGGCAAAGCTGGGGAGTGTTCCGTGACCGTCGTCCAGATTTGTACAAGGTGCTTCTTACTATGGATGGTAATCTCTGAATCTTTTGCTGTTGGAACCTTCGAACTTTTGTTTAAGACAGCACTGGGGAAATCCATTGACAACCATTACTGGCTTAATCTTAAAGTGTAAGCCCAAAAATAAAAGACCAGAATATGGTTTAATACATCTCAAAATTTGCTGTGGCTCTTTCATCTTTCTAGGCTGTCAATTTTGCTTTGCAAActatttttctgaaaaaaatggATATGTTTTCATGTAAACACAAATGCATAAGTTGTATTTGGAACAATTAGCCTAAGTTACCTGCACCTtcgataaagaagaaaataacacaAGAAGAGAGTTCAATCAAAACACACAAGACTGCTAATGACGCTTCCAACTCCAACACCTGTCTTCATGTTTCCTGTTTCTTTTGGTCATTAGTATTCACTTCACTTGATGATATGTGTTCATCAGCAAGCAATGTTTTTATCCCGGATTCTTTGATTGTCTCATCTTCCTTGTCCTTTTCATCaatatcttcatcttcctcttcttcaaaaatatacatttcttcttgttgattatCTTCAGCTTCACTTATGTTATCACAAGGGTCGACATGGGAAGATGCAATTTTCCTCTCTCTGAGTGTTTTGTCTATGAGGTTCCTCAGCAAGTTCATCACTTGCACCGCATACATTAATGCAGTTAAAGGATCTGCCATCTGCAATAAACccaaacagtttgtggattagAGGCGTGATAAGTAGCTTTGATGCATTTTGGTATTAGCACTATGATTGAACTGacattattttcttaagattAATGTGAGTAGAGAAAATAGGAAAATCCATTGAAAATTGTGATGCAAGTGTAGGGGGTGCAAGAAGTGACCTGTGACATGTTGGGTGCAAAGACTAAAGCAAGGTTACGTGAGGTCATCTTGTTGACATCTTCGAACTCTACAAAATCAGCCATCAGATTGATTGCCCAATTCAAAAGAGAAGCTTCCGTTTGCGGCAAGAGTCTCACAACCTTCACAAAATCCTCCTCTGACTCACACTGCATCACTTGTTGAGATGGCAGAGGATCAAGTATCCCTCTCGGTAATTCTCTGAACCATGCCTTTATAAGTCCTGCGAGACAGTGAATATCAACGCCTTCTGGTAGGACTCCTTTGTTTAACTCTTCTCTAATAAACTCTTCCTCACTGTTATCTCCTGTGATTCTGAAAATTCCTTCCACCTGCAAACCTCCTTGATCGTATAGCCGGCTTTGTAATAGCGTGAGTATAGTTGGAACACAATTCCCTCTCGAGTCGTATGATAATTGCATTGACTCTGTAGAAACCCCAAACACTGTTGCACTGCAAACCCGCAAATAGATAAACAAATCATATGAAGCAAGAACATCACTTGGAAATGGATTTCCATCACATTGTTTTCAAAGATTCATGATCATGTCTCTTAGACTGCATTAGATATTTAGATTACATTACACTTATATAGTAAATGTGAAATGGATTTAGGACACAAGTTGAATCCTTTTTAGGATTTGTAATCATATATTGAACTCGGGTCAATTTGGGCCATGACGATGATTGGATCACTTCTTGCATCGGTATATTGTGATAGCCTGATAGGATTCTAATT is a genomic window containing:
- the LOC104752635 gene encoding probable kinetochore protein NUF2, whose product is MSPYEYPRLSRPEIITALKDAQIASITDDDFKNPTLDFVSELYIRLLIYLDVLKEEEKGQVDFEALQELENPDHHVTSLQYSDLYCKVKDMLDMVECPLLMNYKDLIRPEPSRTEFFISSFVNYALHRDSKMNKIKEKAEELTLLDEERKQSEAQIAQLNAEIGEFDEAVERDLPFVQELEASIEELNQTILGLNNQQMSLRATFQQMREKSTQMDNEISKAEFDLVQTVQPNANLRSQIVQSPDKLQGALEEKKIVLGETKKAEQSALETFQEKAAILEVYEKAFKKISKSSSQLQLINEQVTNAKAVEKEFKALKAKLSEDGVVDKSVEAKVVERERKVGQLNESLKQLEKEKAVMFDDWTKQLNNLNVEVESRRRELEARQTDVESVVAVVDDNTAKIKQVRQSGEAKVKHLAAKYEEIVKQFREYEVSFDALLPSL
- the LOC104752636 gene encoding N-carbamoylputrescine amidase-like isoform X2 codes for the protein MEMEGRRREVVVSSLQFACSDDISTNVATAERLVREAHAKGANIVLIQELFEGYYFCQAQREEFFQRAKPYKNHPTIARMQNLAKELGVVIPVSFFEEANNAHYNSIAIIDADGTDLGIYRKSHIPDGPGYQEKFYFNPGDTGFKVFQTKFAKIGVAICWDQWFPEAARAMVLQGAEVLFYPTAIGSEPQDQGLDSRDHWRRVMQGHAGANVVPLVASNRIGKEVIETEHGPSQITFYGTSFVAGPTGEIVAEADDNSEAVLVAQFDLEKIKSKRQSWGVFRDRRPDLYKVLLTMDGNL
- the LOC104752636 gene encoding N-carbamoylputrescine amidase-like isoform X1 — its product is MEMEGRRREVVVSSLQFACSDDISTNVATAERFVSLSLTINLSLSPLSLSSSSVCNFDFGMYLRIELFYILCRLVREAHAKGANIVLIQELFEGYYFCQAQREEFFQRAKPYKNHPTIARMQNLAKELGVVIPVSFFEEANNAHYNSIAIIDADGTDLGIYRKSHIPDGPGYQEKFYFNPGDTGFKVFQTKFAKIGVAICWDQWFPEAARAMVLQGAEVLFYPTAIGSEPQDQGLDSRDHWRRVMQGHAGANVVPLVASNRIGKEVIETEHGPSQITFYGTSFVAGPTGEIVAEADDNSEAVLVAQFDLEKIKSKRQSWGVFRDRRPDLYKVLLTMDGNL
- the LOC104752637 gene encoding rho GTPase-activating protein 5-like; this encodes MAEDSERQSMDIGRPTNICHVAHVTYDRFDGFLGLPSEFEPDVPKKPPSASDVLASYDLFIYLRVCSATVFGVSTESMQLSYDSRGNCVPTILTLLQSRLYDQGGLQVEGIFRITGDNSEEEFIREELNKGVLPEGVDIHCLAGLIKAWFRELPRGILDPLPSQQVMQCESEEDFVKVVRLLPQTEASLLNWAINLMADFVEFEDVNKMTSRNLALVFAPNMSQMADPLTALMYAVQVMNLLRNLIDKTLRERKIASSHVDPCDNISEAEDNQQEEMYIFEEEEDEDIDEKDKEDETIKESGIKTLLADEHISSSEVNTNDQKKQET